A window of Trichomycterus rosablanca isolate fTriRos1 chromosome 5, fTriRos1.hap1, whole genome shotgun sequence contains these coding sequences:
- the p2rx3b gene encoding P2X purinoceptor 3b isoform X1, which produces MWGCITDFFTYETTKSVVVKSWTIGIINRVVQLLIISYFAGWVFLYEKAYQERDTAIESSVMTKVKGFGEHHNKTMDVADYVTPTQGASVFCVITKLITTENQAQGECPESETKFKCEHHDNCTKLISKPGSNGLLTGRCVNFNSTFKTCQIRGWCPAEIDDIPIKPMMEVENFTIFIKNSIRFPRFNFTKGNFLPTINSSYIKKCNFDFEKNSYCPIFRIGDVIRLAHQDFTTLASKGGVIGIKIAWVCDLDRAEDECKPAYSFTRLDGMSEKSTVSPGYNFRYAKYFKRPDGTEARTLLKAVAIRFDVMVNGDAGKFNMIPTLINMVAAFTSVGVGAVLCDIILLNFLKGADQYKARKFEEVSDKQIEKSPSYISGMYRTREHSQLSIRPEDKFSNDSGAFSIGQYG; this is translated from the exons ATGTGGGGCTGCATAACAGATTTCTTTACCTACGAGACCACAAAGTCTGTGGTGGTGAAGAGCTGGACCATTGGGATCATCAACCGGGTTGTTCAGCTGCTTATCATCTCGTACTTCGCAGG ATGGGTGTTTTTGTATGAGAAGGCCTATCAGGAGCGAGACACCGCTATCGAATCGTCGGTGATGACTAAAGTGAAAGGATTCGGAGAGCATCACAACAAGACCATGGATGTCGCTGACTATGTTACACCTACACAG GGCGCCTCAGTGTTCTGTGTCATTACTAAACTCATCACTACTGAAAACCAAGCGCAGGGTGAATGTCCTGAG aGTGAGACGAAGTTTAAATGTGAACATCATGATAACTGCACTAAATTAATTTCCAAGCCCGGCTCAAACG gtctGCTGACGGGAAGGTGTGTGAACTTCAACAGTACATTTAAGACCTGTCAGATCAGAGGATGGTGCCCCGCCGAGATCGACGACATTCCAAT TAAACCCATGATGGAGGTCGAGAACTTCACCATATTTATCAAAAACAGCATCCGCTTTCCCCGCTTCAACTTCACAAA AGGAAACTTCTTACCGACCATCAACAGCAGCTACATAAAGAAGTGCAACTTTGACTTTGAGAAGAACAGCTACTGTCCCATATTCCGAATCGGAGACGTGATTCGATTGGCTCACCAGGACTTCACCACTCTGGCTAGCAAA gGTGGTGTGATAGGAATAAAGATCGCTTGGGTGTGTGATCTGGATAGAGCGGAGGACGAGTGTAAGCCTGCGTACTCGTTCACCCGACTAGACGGCATGTCGGAGAAAAGCACCGTGTCACCAGGGTACAACTTCAG GTACGCAAAGTATTTTAAGAGGCCTGATGGGACGGAGGCCCGAACGCTGCTGAAGGCAGTGGCGATTCGATTTGACGTGATGGTCAATGGAGAT GCAGGAAAATTTAATATGATTCCGACCCTGATCAATATGGTGGCTGCGTTTACTTCAGTGGGTGTG GGCGCTGTTCTTTGTGACATAATTCTGCTCAATTTCCTGAAAGGAGCCGACCAGTACAAGGCAAGAAAATTTGAAGAG GTGTCAGATAAACAGATTGAAAAATCGCCCTCGTACATCAGCGGAATGTACAGGACCAGAGAGCACAGCCAGCTATCCATCCGACCCGAGGACAAGTTCTCCAACGACTCGGGCGCGTTTTCCATCGGACAGTACGGTTAA
- the p2rx3b gene encoding P2X purinoceptor 3b isoform X2, translating into MWGCITDFFTYETTKSVVVKSWTIGIINRVVQLLIISYFAGWVFLYEKAYQERDTAIESSVMTKVKGFGEHHNKTMDVADYVTPTQGASVFCVITKLITTENQAQGECPESETKFKCEHHDNCTKLISKPGSNGLLTGRCVNFNSTFKTCQIRGWCPAEIDDIPIKPMMEVENFTIFIKNSIRFPRFNFTKGNFLPTINSSYIKKCNFDFEKNSYCPIFRIGDVIRLAHQDFTTLASKGGVIGIKIAWVCDLDRAEDECKPAYSFTRLDGMSEKSTVSPGYNFRYAKYFKRPDGTEARTLLKAVAIRFDVMVNGDAGKFNMIPTLINMVAAFTSVGVGAVLCDIILLNFLKGADQYKARKFEEIEKSPSYISGMYRTREHSQLSIRPEDKFSNDSGAFSIGQYG; encoded by the exons ATGTGGGGCTGCATAACAGATTTCTTTACCTACGAGACCACAAAGTCTGTGGTGGTGAAGAGCTGGACCATTGGGATCATCAACCGGGTTGTTCAGCTGCTTATCATCTCGTACTTCGCAGG ATGGGTGTTTTTGTATGAGAAGGCCTATCAGGAGCGAGACACCGCTATCGAATCGTCGGTGATGACTAAAGTGAAAGGATTCGGAGAGCATCACAACAAGACCATGGATGTCGCTGACTATGTTACACCTACACAG GGCGCCTCAGTGTTCTGTGTCATTACTAAACTCATCACTACTGAAAACCAAGCGCAGGGTGAATGTCCTGAG aGTGAGACGAAGTTTAAATGTGAACATCATGATAACTGCACTAAATTAATTTCCAAGCCCGGCTCAAACG gtctGCTGACGGGAAGGTGTGTGAACTTCAACAGTACATTTAAGACCTGTCAGATCAGAGGATGGTGCCCCGCCGAGATCGACGACATTCCAAT TAAACCCATGATGGAGGTCGAGAACTTCACCATATTTATCAAAAACAGCATCCGCTTTCCCCGCTTCAACTTCACAAA AGGAAACTTCTTACCGACCATCAACAGCAGCTACATAAAGAAGTGCAACTTTGACTTTGAGAAGAACAGCTACTGTCCCATATTCCGAATCGGAGACGTGATTCGATTGGCTCACCAGGACTTCACCACTCTGGCTAGCAAA gGTGGTGTGATAGGAATAAAGATCGCTTGGGTGTGTGATCTGGATAGAGCGGAGGACGAGTGTAAGCCTGCGTACTCGTTCACCCGACTAGACGGCATGTCGGAGAAAAGCACCGTGTCACCAGGGTACAACTTCAG GTACGCAAAGTATTTTAAGAGGCCTGATGGGACGGAGGCCCGAACGCTGCTGAAGGCAGTGGCGATTCGATTTGACGTGATGGTCAATGGAGAT GCAGGAAAATTTAATATGATTCCGACCCTGATCAATATGGTGGCTGCGTTTACTTCAGTGGGTGTG GGCGCTGTTCTTTGTGACATAATTCTGCTCAATTTCCTGAAAGGAGCCGACCAGTACAAGGCAAGAAAATTTGAAGAG ATTGAAAAATCGCCCTCGTACATCAGCGGAATGTACAGGACCAGAGAGCACAGCCAGCTATCCATCCGACCCGAGGACAAGTTCTCCAACGACTCGGGCGCGTTTTCCATCGGACAGTACGGTTAA